A section of the Stenotrophomonas sp. 364 genome encodes:
- a CDS encoding polysaccharide biosynthesis/export family protein, translated as MTMKFTCLAVALLATATLSGCMLAPGQYLRHSDVSAGRQSDDRTLEMVTITPKLIAMDRATQDEQVLPPELFDYQPADYTVGTGDVLYITVWDHPELTVPAGSQQQGNLAGRLVQSDGALFYPYIGKVQARGKTPMALREEISRRLAQYIESPQVDVSILNYGSQRVWVTGAAERSAPIALGTSPLTLSDAISQAGLNPSQADLSGVKLSRGGATFTVNLETLATQYGGRQLYLKDGDSIFIPYLDRKEIFVVGEVNLPGAYSFRTGDVSLNQALGRARGLTQETSNGNAVYVIRGSKDLQTIPSRVFQLEARSPTAFAVGSQFMLQPGDVVFVGAAGVTRWNRFVNQLLPFSNILYTAARTESEVGNN; from the coding sequence ATGACCATGAAGTTCACCTGCCTTGCGGTCGCCCTGTTGGCGACTGCCACCCTGTCCGGCTGCATGCTTGCGCCAGGACAGTACCTGCGTCACAGCGATGTATCGGCTGGCCGGCAAAGCGATGATCGCACCCTGGAGATGGTCACCATCACTCCAAAACTCATCGCGATGGATCGCGCGACGCAGGATGAGCAGGTCCTTCCGCCCGAACTGTTCGATTACCAGCCTGCCGATTACACCGTCGGGACGGGCGATGTCCTGTACATCACGGTCTGGGACCACCCGGAGCTGACCGTCCCCGCCGGCTCCCAGCAGCAGGGCAACCTTGCCGGCCGCCTGGTGCAGAGCGACGGCGCCCTGTTCTATCCCTACATCGGCAAAGTGCAGGCCCGCGGCAAGACGCCGATGGCGCTGCGCGAAGAGATCAGCCGCCGCCTGGCGCAGTACATCGAATCGCCCCAGGTCGACGTCTCGATCCTCAACTACGGCAGCCAACGCGTGTGGGTGACCGGCGCTGCGGAACGTTCCGCACCCATTGCCCTGGGCACCTCTCCCCTCACCTTGTCCGATGCGATCAGCCAGGCGGGCCTCAACCCGAGTCAGGCCGACCTGTCGGGCGTCAAGCTGAGCCGCGGCGGTGCCACCTTCACTGTCAACCTGGAGACGCTCGCCACGCAGTATGGCGGCCGGCAGCTCTACCTGAAGGACGGTGATTCGATCTTCATTCCGTACCTTGACCGAAAAGAAATCTTCGTTGTCGGCGAAGTGAATCTGCCGGGCGCTTACAGCTTCCGCACAGGCGACGTATCGCTGAACCAGGCACTGGGTCGCGCCCGCGGGCTGACCCAGGAAACCTCGAACGGCAATGCGGTCTATGTGATCCGCGGCAGCAAGGACCTGCAGACGATACCCTCGCGCGTGTTCCAGCTTGAGGCTCGTTCCCCCACCGCCTTCGCCGTCGGCAGCCAGTTCATGCTGCAGCCTGGCGATGTGGTCTTCGTCGGTGCCGCAGGCGTGACCCGCTGGAATCGCTTCGTGAACCAGCTGTTGCCGTTCAGCAACATCCTGTATACCGCTGCGCGCACGGAGAGCGAAGTCGGGAACAACTGA
- a CDS encoding phosphatase PAP2 family protein produces the protein MDPYFWRALSLLGDSRLLLPAAVTLMLLGYLDGRTPYRRWSWGLGAVGAAVLTSKLAFLGLGIGLTSPQFTGFSGHAAFSAAVWPVLFATATPRRPCLAAASGLILAALIAASRPPLHTHSWTEVIAGWLLGALAAAWAVRGAAPADFHRPYWTPAALAVGSVCLTLLWTVRPHTLLLLATGHPPH, from the coding sequence ATGGATCCTTACTTCTGGAGAGCCCTCTCCCTGCTTGGCGACAGCCGATTGCTCCTTCCGGCTGCGGTCACGTTGATGCTGCTTGGTTACCTGGATGGCAGGACACCCTATCGACGATGGTCATGGGGGCTTGGCGCTGTCGGTGCGGCTGTGCTGACGAGCAAGCTGGCCTTCCTGGGGCTGGGAATCGGCTTGACGTCACCACAGTTCACCGGCTTCAGCGGACATGCCGCATTTTCCGCCGCCGTGTGGCCCGTTCTGTTCGCCACCGCAACCCCTCGGCGACCGTGCTTGGCTGCTGCATCCGGCCTGATCCTTGCCGCGCTCATAGCAGCATCCCGGCCGCCACTGCATACCCACTCCTGGACCGAAGTCATCGCCGGCTGGCTGTTGGGCGCGCTGGCCGCGGCCTGGGCAGTCCGCGGCGCTGCTCCTGCCGATTTTCACCGACCGTACTGGACCCCTGCCGCACTGGCCGTTGGCAGCGTCTGCCTGACCCTTCTTTGGACTGTGCGCCCACACACCTTATTACTGCTTGCCACCGGGCATCCGCCCCACTGA
- a CDS encoding acyltransferase, whose translation MRNLYWDVWKGLAIVAVVAIHACGSALAFPDGSGNHTFGIVLRQFINFPVALFVFLSGMFALQGTASRNWVAGIQSRVRRLLVPYLVWAAVYTSAKALTGKLAVADLPEMLATGTVISVGYYVIVMLQIAVLSPVLERLSSNALKLAIPVSIVASVTFTYGIRTIGFDGVWSQFPYNALPFFLWLPFYLAGLAFGRSGPALSSSNWPLLLVMGLVSAAASVAEAFVWIPGAADLAISQLKLSSMITSLCVCAIAIALARTWTRVSGWRRMLSWLGARSFYFYLSHMLVLGVVQAGLRRIPGMEAMQPAFVSATVIITITLCAAGAIGFEFLVKGRRNALRWVGIA comes from the coding sequence GTGAGGAATCTCTACTGGGACGTGTGGAAGGGGCTCGCGATCGTCGCGGTGGTCGCCATACATGCGTGCGGCAGCGCACTGGCTTTCCCAGATGGGAGCGGTAACCATACGTTTGGCATCGTGCTGAGGCAGTTCATCAATTTTCCGGTGGCGCTGTTTGTCTTCCTATCGGGCATGTTCGCCCTTCAGGGAACCGCTTCCAGGAATTGGGTGGCCGGCATTCAAAGCAGGGTGAGGCGCCTGCTGGTCCCGTATCTCGTGTGGGCGGCTGTTTACACCAGTGCGAAGGCGCTCACGGGCAAGCTGGCTGTTGCGGATTTACCAGAAATGCTCGCAACGGGCACTGTGATTTCCGTCGGCTACTACGTGATCGTGATGCTGCAGATAGCCGTCCTCTCCCCGGTTCTCGAACGCTTGTCGTCAAACGCGCTCAAGCTGGCAATCCCGGTTTCCATCGTGGCGTCCGTCACGTTCACCTACGGTATCCGAACCATTGGATTTGATGGGGTTTGGTCGCAATTCCCCTACAACGCGCTGCCATTCTTCCTCTGGCTGCCCTTCTATCTGGCTGGGTTGGCATTTGGCCGGAGCGGACCGGCATTGTCCTCCAGCAACTGGCCGCTTTTGCTTGTGATGGGGCTTGTGTCGGCGGCGGCTTCCGTTGCTGAGGCATTCGTGTGGATTCCTGGCGCGGCAGACTTGGCGATATCACAGTTGAAGCTCTCTTCGATGATCACGTCCTTGTGCGTGTGCGCTATTGCGATTGCGCTGGCTCGCACGTGGACGCGGGTGAGCGGTTGGCGACGCATGCTGAGCTGGCTGGGGGCACGCAGCTTCTATTTTTACCTTTCGCACATGCTCGTACTTGGCGTCGTTCAAGCGGGACTGCGTCGAATCCCCGGTATGGAAGCCATGCAGCCTGCATTCGTGAGTGCAACTGTGATCATCACCATCACGTTATGCGCAGCCGGGGCGATTGGCTTCGAGTTTTTGGTCAAAGGCCGCAGAAATGCTCTGCGCTGGGTGGGGATAGCTTGA
- a CDS encoding alpha/beta hydrolase fold domain-containing protein has translation MSTFPLCLLLAAGAHAETPAEGVRQVPSFALPVSPYLSPQAQDSVRGAVIHGDPTAKLDNAAVLAQLDSIRKGADQWAYGEIAELRKRFAVELHHETWGGIPVVRVQPQSAPADPANRRLLIELHGGAFVFGRADSLGLLEAIPVAAMTGMTVLAVEYRQGPEHRFPAASEDVAAVYRAALARMPAAHIGIFGCSAGGVLTGESLAWFAKEKLPMPGAAGLFCAGGDARYGGDSRYVMAAINDALLPHADGTLPIMEDLYYGDVDFRDPLVSPVFYEPLLAQFPPTLFITGTRAAELSNVSYMHSRLVDLERVSDLHVWEGLGHAFHLDAKLPESQQAYRVMARFFARHLGTALPASHPAPAAAAATR, from the coding sequence ATGTCAACGTTTCCGCTGTGCCTGCTGCTGGCTGCCGGCGCGCACGCCGAAACACCTGCCGAGGGTGTCCGCCAGGTGCCCAGCTTCGCATTGCCCGTGTCGCCTTACCTCAGCCCGCAGGCGCAGGACAGCGTACGCGGCGCAGTGATCCATGGTGATCCCACGGCCAAGCTGGACAATGCGGCCGTCCTTGCGCAGCTGGACAGTATCCGCAAGGGTGCCGACCAGTGGGCGTATGGCGAGATCGCCGAACTGCGCAAGCGTTTCGCGGTAGAGCTGCATCACGAAACCTGGGGCGGCATTCCGGTGGTGCGCGTGCAGCCGCAGAGCGCACCGGCTGACCCCGCAAACCGACGCCTGCTGATCGAACTGCATGGCGGCGCCTTCGTGTTCGGCCGCGCCGACAGCCTGGGCCTGCTCGAGGCGATCCCGGTGGCGGCGATGACGGGCATGACCGTGCTTGCCGTGGAGTATCGCCAGGGTCCCGAGCACCGCTTCCCTGCCGCCAGCGAGGATGTCGCAGCGGTGTACCGGGCGGCGTTGGCGCGGATGCCCGCCGCGCATATCGGCATCTTCGGCTGCTCGGCCGGCGGCGTGCTCACCGGCGAATCACTGGCCTGGTTCGCCAAGGAGAAGCTGCCCATGCCCGGCGCTGCCGGCCTGTTCTGCGCGGGCGGCGATGCGCGTTACGGCGGCGACTCGCGCTACGTCATGGCCGCGATCAACGACGCCTTGCTACCCCATGCCGACGGCACATTGCCCATCATGGAGGACCTCTACTACGGCGACGTGGACTTCCGCGACCCGCTGGTTTCGCCGGTGTTTTACGAACCGCTGCTGGCGCAGTTTCCGCCCACACTGTTCATCACCGGCACCCGCGCGGCGGAGCTGAGCAATGTGTCCTACATGCACAGCCGGCTGGTGGACCTGGAGCGCGTGTCGGACCTGCATGTGTGGGAGGGTCTGGGGCACGCGTTCCATCTGGATGCCAAGCTGCCGGAAAGCCAGCAGGCGTATCGGGTGATGGCGAGGTTTTTTGCGCGGCACCTGGGGACGGCGCTGCCCGCCAGCCACCCTGCCCCCGCAGCGGCGGCTGCGACTAGATGA
- a CDS encoding zinc-dependent alcohol dehydrogenase, which translates to MRALTYHGSKDVRVDTVPDPVLAAPDDLILRVTATAICGSDLHLYRGKIPDLHSGDVLGHEFMGIVEEVGSGVSDLRPGDRVVIPFVIACGACFHCRLAEFAACETTNSGKGAAINQKGIRPPAALFGYSHLYGGVSGGQAEFVRVPKANVGPLRIPDGLSDEQVLFLSDILPTGYQAAINAGVKPGSSVAIFGAGPVGLMSAACCRLLGAETIFMVDHLAYRLDFAQRTYGVTPIDFTRVDDPAEYIVTQTNGRGVDATIEAVGFEAEGSALEAALTTLKVEGSSGVAIRQCIAATRRGGTVSIPGVYAGFVHGFLLGDAFDKGLTFKMGQTHVQKLMPELLDHIAEGNLDPGVIVTHRMPLEEAAKGYEIFDRKQEDCRKVILTP; encoded by the coding sequence ATGCGCGCTTTGACCTACCACGGCAGCAAGGACGTCCGTGTCGACACCGTCCCCGATCCGGTGCTGGCGGCCCCCGACGACCTGATTCTGCGCGTGACCGCCACCGCGATCTGCGGCTCGGACCTGCATCTGTACCGCGGCAAGATCCCCGACCTGCACAGCGGCGACGTGCTGGGTCATGAGTTCATGGGCATTGTCGAAGAGGTTGGCAGCGGTGTGAGCGACCTTCGGCCGGGCGATCGGGTCGTGATTCCGTTCGTGATTGCCTGTGGCGCCTGCTTCCATTGCCGTCTTGCCGAATTTGCCGCATGCGAAACCACCAACAGCGGCAAGGGGGCGGCGATCAACCAGAAAGGTATCCGTCCGCCGGCGGCGCTGTTCGGCTATAGCCACCTGTATGGCGGCGTGTCGGGCGGGCAGGCAGAGTTCGTGCGCGTGCCCAAGGCCAATGTAGGGCCGTTGCGGATTCCTGACGGGCTGTCCGACGAGCAGGTGCTGTTCCTGTCCGACATCCTGCCCACTGGCTACCAGGCGGCAATCAATGCCGGGGTCAAGCCCGGCTCCAGCGTGGCGATCTTCGGCGCAGGGCCGGTGGGCCTGATGAGCGCGGCGTGCTGTCGCCTGCTGGGGGCGGAGACCATTTTCATGGTCGACCACCTGGCGTATCGCCTCGACTTCGCGCAACGCACCTACGGGGTGACGCCGATCGACTTCACGCGTGTCGATGATCCGGCCGAGTACATCGTCACCCAGACCAACGGACGCGGCGTGGATGCCACCATTGAGGCGGTTGGCTTTGAAGCCGAGGGCAGTGCGCTGGAAGCCGCGCTGACCACGCTGAAGGTGGAAGGCAGCAGTGGCGTGGCGATCCGCCAGTGCATCGCGGCCACGCGCCGCGGTGGCACGGTGAGCATTCCCGGGGTGTATGCCGGCTTCGTGCACGGCTTCCTGCTCGGCGATGCGTTCGACAAGGGCCTGACCTTCAAGATGGGGCAGACCCACGTGCAGAAATTGATGCCGGAGCTGCTCGACCATATCGCCGAAGGCAACCTGGACCCCGGGGTGATCGTCACCCACCGGATGCCGCTGGAAGAGGCGGCCAAGGGTTACGAAATCTTCGACCGCAAGCAGGAGGATTGCCGCAAGGTGATCCTGACGCCCTGA
- a CDS encoding acyl-CoA dehydrogenase, whose protein sequence is MERAIPTAESPALIQQARAWLASHHALPPPGGGDTLERWRHLAHLGARDLCLAKVLEAHHDAEAILQELQAPPLAAGQLAAVWAAEGPAATLAFDARSSTLSGTKPWCSGAGWVDTALVTVRTDGKCRLYRADLRGARIQSDVQDWQATGMERIPSATAHLDQVPAVEVGTADAYLQRPGFWHGGAGIAACWYGAATALAEPLRCSAKAAEPGVVAALLGQVDMTLSACAALLRELAARIDADPTRAHMTDVVRVRSVVERGCVQTLDLVARALGPGPMCMDPAHARRWSDLTVFIRQSHADRDWQQLGMDCHREGQGWTL, encoded by the coding sequence ATGGAGAGGGCAATCCCCACTGCGGAATCACCCGCGTTGATACAGCAGGCGCGTGCATGGCTGGCCAGCCATCACGCATTGCCGCCACCGGGAGGAGGCGACACGCTGGAGCGCTGGCGGCACCTGGCGCACCTCGGCGCGCGGGACCTGTGCCTGGCCAAGGTGCTTGAAGCGCATCATGACGCCGAGGCGATTCTGCAGGAGCTGCAGGCGCCACCGTTGGCTGCAGGGCAGCTCGCTGCGGTATGGGCCGCCGAGGGGCCCGCGGCGACGCTGGCCTTCGATGCACGCAGCAGCACGTTGAGCGGCACCAAACCGTGGTGCTCGGGCGCCGGGTGGGTGGATACCGCGCTGGTGACGGTGCGGACAGACGGGAAATGCCGCCTGTACCGTGCAGATCTACGGGGTGCACGCATCCAAAGCGACGTGCAGGACTGGCAGGCCACCGGGATGGAGCGGATTCCCAGTGCCACCGCCCACCTTGACCAGGTGCCTGCCGTGGAAGTCGGCACCGCCGACGCCTACCTGCAACGACCGGGCTTCTGGCACGGCGGCGCGGGCATCGCCGCGTGCTGGTATGGGGCGGCGACGGCGCTGGCCGAGCCGCTGCGGTGCAGCGCCAAGGCAGCCGAACCGGGCGTGGTGGCTGCGTTGCTGGGGCAGGTCGATATGACCCTGTCTGCATGCGCGGCGCTGCTGCGTGAGCTGGCCGCCCGGATCGACGCGGACCCCACGCGCGCCCACATGACCGACGTGGTGAGGGTGCGCAGCGTGGTGGAGCGCGGCTGCGTGCAGACCTTGGACCTGGTTGCGCGGGCGTTGGGACCGGGGCCCATGTGCATGGACCCGGCGCACGCCCGGCGCTGGAGCGACCTGACCGTGTTCATCCGGCAGAGCCATGCCGACCGCGACTGGCAGCAGCTGGGCATGGACTGTCACCGGGAGGGGCAGGGATGGACGCTGTAG
- a CDS encoding PIG-L family deacetylase, translating to MDAVARHITGGGVTEAQWMACDWLASLPASNVATLLADHARLVVVSPHPDDEVLACGGLMAQTQALGLPVVVISVTDGEACYPGQPAWPPHRLRCARQQELARALGCLGLVDVDHQAWHIGDGEVTGSEAALDARLHTVLRPGDLVLGPWRLDAHPDHEAVGRACARAATSRGCALREYPVWGWHWLDPRDAPGVWTPATRFALSPQVLQRKRAAIAQFSTQLGSVDGLDCDPILPPAVLQRFERAYEVLIG from the coding sequence ATGGACGCTGTAGCGCGCCACATCACCGGTGGCGGCGTCACCGAGGCCCAATGGATGGCGTGCGACTGGCTGGCTTCGCTGCCGGCATCCAATGTCGCGACGCTGCTTGCCGACCATGCACGGCTGGTGGTGGTGTCGCCGCATCCCGATGACGAAGTGCTGGCCTGTGGTGGGCTGATGGCGCAAACGCAGGCGCTCGGGCTGCCGGTCGTGGTGATTTCCGTCACCGATGGTGAAGCCTGCTACCCCGGTCAGCCGGCGTGGCCGCCGCATCGGCTGCGCTGCGCGCGTCAGCAGGAGCTTGCGCGCGCACTGGGCTGCCTGGGTCTGGTCGATGTGGATCATCAAGCCTGGCACATCGGCGACGGTGAGGTGACCGGCAGCGAAGCCGCGCTGGACGCGCGCCTGCACACCGTGCTGCGCCCCGGCGATCTGGTGCTGGGGCCGTGGCGCCTGGATGCGCATCCAGACCACGAAGCGGTGGGCCGTGCCTGCGCGCGGGCCGCAACGTCGCGTGGCTGCGCGCTGCGCGAGTACCCGGTGTGGGGCTGGCATTGGCTGGATCCGCGCGACGCGCCGGGCGTCTGGACACCGGCAACACGGTTCGCGCTGAGCCCGCAGGTCCTGCAGCGCAAGCGCGCAGCCATCGCGCAGTTTTCGACCCAGCTGGGTTCCGTGGACGGACTGGACTGCGACCCCATCCTGCCACCGGCGGTATTGCAGCGTTTCGAACGCGCCTACGAGGTCCTGATCGGATGA
- a CDS encoding class I SAM-dependent methyltransferase, which produces MNTTAYFDALYQQEDPFEYRTRWYEARKRALTLASLPRDHYLRGWELGCSNGVLTAALAPRCAQLLATDLSEQAVTAARLALARHVHVRVERAEHPRQWPDGTFDLIVFSELGYYLDPPTMQAMAARLAASLDTQGVLVACHWRPDFAQARCSAEFVHAQLDALLPRAFSWSDADMLLQGWSRDPRSVAAHEGLR; this is translated from the coding sequence ATGAACACAACCGCCTACTTCGACGCGCTCTACCAGCAGGAAGATCCGTTCGAGTACCGCACCCGCTGGTACGAGGCGCGCAAGCGTGCGCTGACCCTGGCCAGCCTGCCGCGGGACCACTACCTGCGGGGCTGGGAGCTGGGCTGCTCCAACGGGGTGCTTACCGCTGCGCTTGCGCCGCGCTGCGCGCAGTTGCTGGCCACCGACCTGAGCGAGCAGGCGGTGACGGCGGCGCGCCTTGCCTTGGCCAGGCACGTGCATGTGCGGGTCGAGCGCGCAGAGCATCCGCGGCAGTGGCCCGATGGCACCTTCGACCTGATCGTGTTCAGCGAGCTGGGCTACTACCTGGACCCGCCGACGATGCAGGCGATGGCGGCGCGGCTGGCTGCGTCGTTGGACACGCAGGGCGTGCTCGTCGCCTGTCATTGGCGTCCCGACTTCGCACAGGCGCGGTGCTCGGCGGAATTCGTGCACGCGCAGCTGGACGCGTTGCTGCCGCGAGCGTTCTCTTGGAGCGATGCCGACATGCTGCTGCAGGGCTGGTCGCGCGACCCCCGCTCGGTCGCCGCGCACGAGGGCCTGCGATGA
- a CDS encoding glycosyltransferase codes for MIAAIVPAHNEERLIGPCLQALQSAARHPGLAGEAVAIVVALDRCSDATAAVCRRFGVHVVRVEAGCVGVARAVASEHALSLGARWIGCTDADSRVPADWLWRQVACEAGAFCGVVSVDDWLDYAPSVRQQFLLGERAQDGHPHVHGANMGFSAAAYRDSGGFLPLATGEDVALIDAIQRSGARVARLAAPQVVTSARRHARASHGFSDFLKRLERSIGDAPASSGLAVCATGTKPAGAC; via the coding sequence ATGATCGCCGCAATCGTTCCGGCGCATAACGAGGAGCGTCTGATCGGCCCGTGCCTGCAGGCGCTGCAGTCCGCCGCGCGGCATCCCGGGCTGGCGGGCGAGGCGGTGGCGATCGTGGTGGCGCTGGATCGGTGCAGCGATGCGACGGCTGCGGTCTGCCGGCGCTTCGGCGTGCACGTGGTACGGGTGGAAGCCGGGTGCGTCGGCGTGGCCCGGGCCGTGGCCAGCGAGCATGCGCTGTCGCTGGGCGCGCGTTGGATCGGCTGCACCGATGCCGACAGCCGGGTGCCGGCCGACTGGCTGTGGCGGCAGGTGGCCTGCGAGGCCGGCGCCTTCTGCGGGGTGGTCAGCGTGGATGACTGGCTGGACTACGCGCCTTCGGTACGGCAGCAGTTCCTGCTTGGCGAGCGGGCGCAGGATGGACATCCCCATGTGCACGGCGCCAACATGGGATTCAGTGCAGCGGCGTACCGCGACAGCGGCGGCTTCCTGCCCCTGGCCACCGGCGAGGACGTCGCGCTCATCGATGCAATCCAACGCAGCGGCGCGCGGGTGGCGCGGCTGGCAGCGCCCCAGGTGGTGACCAGTGCGCGTCGGCACGCGCGGGCAAGCCATGGCTTCAGCGATTTCCTCAAGCGCCTTGAGCGCAGCATCGGCGATGCACCCGCATCTTCCGGTCTGGCGGTGTGCGCCACGGGCACCAAACCGGCGGGGGCGTGCTGA
- a CDS encoding PQ-loop repeat-containing protein: protein MAAIDLLGWAATAVLVATLWRQIWKQWRADDAQAVSTWLFIGQMTASVLFIAYSIALHSWAFVVTNSLVLATAIAGQCMAWMKRRRALS, encoded by the coding sequence ATGGCCGCTATCGATCTGCTGGGGTGGGCTGCGACGGCGGTGCTGGTGGCGACCTTGTGGCGCCAGATCTGGAAGCAGTGGCGCGCCGACGATGCCCAGGCGGTATCGACGTGGCTGTTCATTGGCCAGATGACCGCCTCGGTGCTGTTCATTGCCTACAGCATCGCGCTGCATTCCTGGGCATTCGTGGTGACCAACAGCCTGGTGCTGGCCACCGCGATTGCAGGGCAGTGCATGGCTTGGATGAAGCGCCGACGCGCGCTGTCGTGA
- a CDS encoding PA2169 family four-helix-bundle protein, producing the protein MTTETKTTHTLNDLIEIARDGKDFYTEAAGKVKDAELSALFTRIAGVKDELVRSLSATVLAAGGKPADHGTVVGSMQQFYGKVRATLGDTQYGYVAELEESEDRLLKAFKDTLTDSDTTPAARQEVQRLLPQVQECHAVMRDRKHAMKH; encoded by the coding sequence GTGACTACCGAAACCAAGACCACCCACACCTTGAACGACCTGATTGAAATCGCCCGCGACGGCAAGGATTTCTACACCGAAGCTGCGGGCAAGGTGAAGGATGCCGAACTGTCTGCGCTGTTCACCCGCATCGCCGGGGTGAAGGACGAACTCGTCCGCTCGCTCAGCGCCACGGTTCTGGCCGCCGGTGGCAAGCCGGCCGACCACGGCACGGTGGTGGGTTCGATGCAGCAGTTCTACGGCAAGGTCCGCGCCACCCTGGGCGACACTCAGTATGGCTATGTTGCCGAACTGGAAGAGTCTGAAGACCGTCTGCTGAAGGCGTTCAAGGACACCCTCACCGACAGCGACACCACCCCGGCTGCCCGCCAGGAAGTGCAGCGCTTGCTGCCGCAGGTGCAGGAATGCCATGCGGTGATGCGCGACCGCAAACATGCGATGAAGCACTGA
- a CDS encoding GNAT family N-acetyltransferase, with amino-acid sequence MTALLRVTLSDRPQLLPEVAAWYFAQWGHHVPGRTLADECERLEVFLQPDALPMLLIAMQGDRPVAAAQLKFHEREERPERLHWLGGVYVDATQRGKGIAEALIADLMARAASEGVREVYLQTEADDGGLYRRLGWEPLESIQHAGGFPVRIMVRRLSPP; translated from the coding sequence GTGACCGCCCTGCTCCGGGTGACGTTGAGCGACCGGCCCCAGCTGCTGCCGGAGGTCGCGGCCTGGTACTTCGCGCAGTGGGGACACCACGTGCCTGGTAGGACGTTGGCCGACGAATGCGAACGGCTGGAGGTATTCCTGCAGCCCGACGCCCTGCCGATGTTGTTGATCGCGATGCAGGGTGACCGCCCTGTCGCGGCCGCGCAGCTGAAGTTCCACGAACGCGAGGAACGCCCGGAACGTCTTCACTGGCTGGGCGGCGTGTACGTGGATGCCACGCAACGCGGCAAGGGCATCGCCGAGGCGCTGATCGCCGACCTGATGGCACGTGCCGCCAGCGAGGGCGTGCGCGAGGTGTACCTGCAGACCGAAGCCGACGATGGCGGCCTGTACCGCCGGCTGGGATGGGAACCGCTGGAGTCGATCCAGCACGCCGGCGGGTTTCCGGTGCGCATCATGGTGCGACGGCTTTCGCCGCCGTGA
- a CDS encoding AraC family transcriptional regulator, with protein MFTAAFNLRRYGRTSSVDRHDFAQWVVPLQGELAFELEGRGARLDVWQGAFVAPSAGHAQSALQDDRFLIVDCPAALLDDDTLQCLAQQPVLALPAPVRAMARRVCVAGAGQIDAAVVAREMPLLLHAFSLAGSATRLQAVCARIERQPGHAWPVERIAAEVGVSVSRAHALFRQAFGLSPQAWLSSCRLRWARGQLATTDATIAQIAQHAGYSEQSALTRALRREWGMSPAEYRRRQRQ; from the coding sequence ATGTTCACCGCTGCCTTCAACCTGCGTCGCTACGGTCGCACGTCCAGCGTGGACCGGCATGACTTCGCGCAATGGGTGGTGCCGCTGCAGGGCGAACTGGCCTTCGAGCTGGAGGGGCGCGGCGCACGCCTGGACGTGTGGCAGGGCGCGTTCGTGGCGCCGTCGGCGGGGCACGCGCAAAGCGCGCTGCAGGATGACCGCTTCCTGATCGTGGATTGCCCGGCCGCGCTGCTGGATGACGACACTCTGCAGTGCCTGGCGCAGCAGCCGGTGTTGGCGCTGCCTGCGCCGGTACGTGCGATGGCGCGCCGGGTCTGCGTGGCGGGCGCCGGGCAGATCGACGCTGCGGTGGTGGCACGCGAAATGCCGCTGCTGCTGCACGCATTTTCGCTGGCCGGCAGTGCGACGCGCCTGCAGGCGGTATGCGCGCGCATTGAACGCCAACCAGGACACGCGTGGCCGGTGGAGCGCATCGCGGCCGAGGTGGGCGTCAGCGTCAGCCGCGCGCATGCCTTGTTCCGCCAGGCATTCGGGTTGAGCCCACAGGCCTGGCTGAGCAGCTGCCGGCTGCGCTGGGCGCGCGGGCAGTTGGCCACCACCGATGCGACCATCGCCCAGATTGCCCAGCACGCTGGCTATTCCGAGCAGAGCGCACTGACCCGGGCGTTGCGTCGCGAATGGGGCATGAGTCCGGCCGAGTACCGGCGCCGCCAGCGGCAGTAG